The Megalops cyprinoides isolate fMegCyp1 chromosome 10, fMegCyp1.pri, whole genome shotgun sequence genome window below encodes:
- the LOC118784354 gene encoding membrane progestin receptor alpha-B-like encodes MATIVMERIGHLFINLQQVRQVPRMLREAVPSMPGTLRDSEVPPFFRDKNIHAGYRPPDQGWRYYFLSLFQRHNETVNVWTHLLGALVVLTKSAELSETVDFAGDVHAWPLLILLISSFAYLAFSTVAHLLSARSEFHHHAFFFLDYVGVALYQYGSAVVHFYYAVEKDFSWLPRGAFMPVAAALGWLSCLGCCYGKYHDRRLHPWVRKVGQVVPCALAYAWDTSPVFHRIYSCLPSCGRDPAVPFHCGQVAFFLSSSFFFTQPLPECCFPGRCDFLGQSHQLFHVLLALCTLSQIHASHLDYLGRRPLYTQLHGDGQGPVFFMGLFVALGLATALTALYMTWKVSRQIGQRDKVK; translated from the coding sequence ATGGCAACGATTGTGATGGAGAGGATCGGGCACCTGTTCATCAACCTGCAGCAGGTACGGCAGGTGCCCCGGATGCTGCGGGAGGCAGTTCCCTCCATGCCTGGCACACTGCGGGACAGCGAGGTGCCACCCTTCTTCCGGGACAAGAACATCCACGCCGGCTACCGCCCTCCCGACCAGGGCTGGCGGTACTACTTCCTGTCCCTCTTCCAGCGGCACAATGAGACTGTCAACGTGTGGACCCACCTGCTGGGGGCGCTGGTGGTCCTCACCAAGTCTGCCGAGCTGTCGGAAACAGTAGACTTTGCCGGGGATGTCCACGCCTGgcccctcctcatcctcctcatctcctccttcGCCTACCTGGCGTTCAGCACCGTCGCCCACCTCCTCTCGGCCCGGTCGGAGTTCCACCACCACGCCTTCTTTTTCCTCGACTACGTGGGCGTGGCGCTCTACCAGTATGGCAGCGCGGTGGTGCACTTCTACTACGCTGTGGAGAAGGACTTTAGCTGGCTGCCGCGCGGAGCGTTCATGCCTGTTGCCGCGGCGCTCGGCTGGCTGTCCTGCCTGGGCTGCTGCTATGGGAAGTACCACGACCGCAGGCTGCATCCGTGGGTGAGAAAGGTGGGCCAGGTGGTGCCCTGTGCCCTGGCCTACGCCTGGGACACCAGCCCCGTCTTCCACCGGATATACTCCTGCCTGCCCTCCTGCGGCCGTGACCCAGCCGTGCCCTTCCACTGCGGCCAGGTGGCCTTCTTCCTGTCCAGCTCCTTCTTCTTCACCCAGCCGCTGCCCGAGTGCTGCTTCCCAGGCCGGTGCGACTTCCTGGGGCAGAGTCACCAGCTCTTCCACGTCCTGCTGGCTCTCTGCACCCTGAGCCAAATCCACGCGTCCCACCTGGATTACCTGGGACGCCGGCCTCTGTACACGCAACTCCACGGGGACGGTCAGGGACCCGTCTTCTTTATGGGTCTCTTTGTGGCGTTGGGGTTGGCCACTGCCCTGACCGCCCTCTATATGACCTGGAAGGTGAGCCGCCAGATTGGTCAGAGAGACAAAGTCAAATGA